In Zonotrichia leucophrys gambelii isolate GWCS_2022_RI chromosome 6, RI_Zleu_2.0, whole genome shotgun sequence, one genomic interval encodes:
- the ACADSB gene encoding short/branched chain specific acyl-CoA dehydrogenase, mitochondrial isoform X1 — protein MAAAGAWLRGCAKQLRRQIPAHLAPWRVSPCAFRSSKSELKPNVASDGLACAPLQTFTEEEAMLKDMVTKFAQERVAPFVQKMDENAKIEESIVQGLFEQGLMSIELGEEYGGTGASFFSIILAVEELAKVDPAVALVCELQNTLTNKLFTTYGTEEQKRTYLPRVSKDTLGSFCLSEAGSGSDAFSLKTRAEKKGDYYIINGSKMWISLAEDAGVFFVMANTDPSLGYRGITCFVVDRNTEGLQVGKKEDKLGIRACSTCPVTLDNVKVPESSILGQIGQGYKYAIGMLNTGRIGIAAQMLGLAQGCFDRTVPYTKERVQFGKSVFDFQGMQHQIAQVATQLEAARLLTYNAARLVEVGRPAIKEASMAKYFTAEVATLTTSKCIEWMGGVGFTKNFPIEKYYRDCKIGTIYEGTSNIQLSTIAKFLAQEY, from the exons CAGCTGAGAAGACAAATTCCAGCACACCTGGCTCCTTGGAGGGTTTCTCCCTGTGCTTTCAGATCCTCCAAATCAGAGCTCAAGCCAAACGTGGCCAGTGATGGACTTGCCTGTGCTCCACTTCAAACGTTCACTGAAGAGGAGGCCATGCTGAAAGACATGG TGACCAAGTTTGCCCAGGAACGAGTTGCACCATTCGTGCAAAAAATGGATGAGAATGCAAAAATAGAAGAGTCCATCGTGCAGGGACTGTTTGAACAAGGG CTGATGAGTATTGAGCTTGGGGAAGAATATGGAGGAACTGgagcttcatttttttcaatCATACTGGCAGTGGAAGAATTGGCCAAAGTTGATCCAGCTGTGGCTCTTGTGTGTGAACTCCAAAACACTCTAACAAATAAATTGTTTACCACCTATGGAACAGAAGAACAAAAGAGAACTTACCTGCCCAGGGTGTCCAAAGATACA TTAGGCAGTTTCTGTCTGTCAGAGGCTGGGTCTGGCAGTGATGCTTTTTCCTTGAAGACTCGAGCTGAAAAGAAGGGAGACTATTACATCATCAATGGCTCAAAGATGTGGATTAGCTTGGCAGAAGATGCAGGAGTCTTCTTTGTCATGGCAAATACAGACCCATCCTTA GGCTACAGAGGAATTACCTGCTTTGTAGTGGATCGCAACACAGAGGGGCTCCAGgtggggaagaaggaggacaaGCTGGGGATCAGAGCTTGTTCCACCTGCCCTGTCACCTTGGACAACGTGAAG gttCCTGAGAGCAGTATCCTGGGACAAATTGGACAAGGCTATAAATATGCCATTGGAATGCTCAATACTGGCAGGATAGGGATTGCTGCACAG ATGTTGGGACTGGCCCAGGGGTGTTTTGACCGTACAGTTCCCTACACAAAGGAGAGAGTCCAGTTTGGGAAGAGCGTGTTTGATTTCCAG GGGATGCAGCACCAGATTGCCCAGGTGGCCACGCAGCTGGAGGCGGCCAGGCTGCTGACCTACAACGCGGCGCGGCTGGTGGAGGTGGGCAGGCCGGCCATCAAGGAGGCCAGCATGGCCAAGTACTTCACTGCTGAG GTTGCAACACTGACAACCAGTAAATGCATTGAATGGATGGGAGGTGTTGGATTCACCAAAAATTTCCCAATAGAAAAATACTACCGTGACTGCAAGATAG GTACAATATATGAAGGAACTTCAAATATCCAGTTGAGCACAATTGCAAAATTCTTAGCACAGGAGTACTGA
- the ACADSB gene encoding short/branched chain specific acyl-CoA dehydrogenase, mitochondrial isoform X2 — MAAAGAWLRGCAKLRRQIPAHLAPWRVSPCAFRSSKSELKPNVASDGLACAPLQTFTEEEAMLKDMVTKFAQERVAPFVQKMDENAKIEESIVQGLFEQGLMSIELGEEYGGTGASFFSIILAVEELAKVDPAVALVCELQNTLTNKLFTTYGTEEQKRTYLPRVSKDTLGSFCLSEAGSGSDAFSLKTRAEKKGDYYIINGSKMWISLAEDAGVFFVMANTDPSLGYRGITCFVVDRNTEGLQVGKKEDKLGIRACSTCPVTLDNVKVPESSILGQIGQGYKYAIGMLNTGRIGIAAQMLGLAQGCFDRTVPYTKERVQFGKSVFDFQGMQHQIAQVATQLEAARLLTYNAARLVEVGRPAIKEASMAKYFTAEVATLTTSKCIEWMGGVGFTKNFPIEKYYRDCKIGTIYEGTSNIQLSTIAKFLAQEY, encoded by the exons CTGAGAAGACAAATTCCAGCACACCTGGCTCCTTGGAGGGTTTCTCCCTGTGCTTTCAGATCCTCCAAATCAGAGCTCAAGCCAAACGTGGCCAGTGATGGACTTGCCTGTGCTCCACTTCAAACGTTCACTGAAGAGGAGGCCATGCTGAAAGACATGG TGACCAAGTTTGCCCAGGAACGAGTTGCACCATTCGTGCAAAAAATGGATGAGAATGCAAAAATAGAAGAGTCCATCGTGCAGGGACTGTTTGAACAAGGG CTGATGAGTATTGAGCTTGGGGAAGAATATGGAGGAACTGgagcttcatttttttcaatCATACTGGCAGTGGAAGAATTGGCCAAAGTTGATCCAGCTGTGGCTCTTGTGTGTGAACTCCAAAACACTCTAACAAATAAATTGTTTACCACCTATGGAACAGAAGAACAAAAGAGAACTTACCTGCCCAGGGTGTCCAAAGATACA TTAGGCAGTTTCTGTCTGTCAGAGGCTGGGTCTGGCAGTGATGCTTTTTCCTTGAAGACTCGAGCTGAAAAGAAGGGAGACTATTACATCATCAATGGCTCAAAGATGTGGATTAGCTTGGCAGAAGATGCAGGAGTCTTCTTTGTCATGGCAAATACAGACCCATCCTTA GGCTACAGAGGAATTACCTGCTTTGTAGTGGATCGCAACACAGAGGGGCTCCAGgtggggaagaaggaggacaaGCTGGGGATCAGAGCTTGTTCCACCTGCCCTGTCACCTTGGACAACGTGAAG gttCCTGAGAGCAGTATCCTGGGACAAATTGGACAAGGCTATAAATATGCCATTGGAATGCTCAATACTGGCAGGATAGGGATTGCTGCACAG ATGTTGGGACTGGCCCAGGGGTGTTTTGACCGTACAGTTCCCTACACAAAGGAGAGAGTCCAGTTTGGGAAGAGCGTGTTTGATTTCCAG GGGATGCAGCACCAGATTGCCCAGGTGGCCACGCAGCTGGAGGCGGCCAGGCTGCTGACCTACAACGCGGCGCGGCTGGTGGAGGTGGGCAGGCCGGCCATCAAGGAGGCCAGCATGGCCAAGTACTTCACTGCTGAG GTTGCAACACTGACAACCAGTAAATGCATTGAATGGATGGGAGGTGTTGGATTCACCAAAAATTTCCCAATAGAAAAATACTACCGTGACTGCAAGATAG GTACAATATATGAAGGAACTTCAAATATCCAGTTGAGCACAATTGCAAAATTCTTAGCACAGGAGTACTGA